A part of Aurantimicrobium sp. MWH-Uga1 genomic DNA contains:
- a CDS encoding DUF4395 domain-containing protein has translation MSSKKPNPLAAQPGTRGIDPRGPRFGATLTLITLTIELIVLLANPTALSASNSVFQNLFTPAGLLLAYITVIFAIGAFGGISKHPYGSIFKALVRPRLSAPEELEDPKPPTFAQLIGFIISLAGLVFAVLGITTGAVIAVAFAFIAAFLNSVFGYCLGCQIYVLLVRAGIVGRGGASA, from the coding sequence ATGTCATCTAAGAAGCCCAACCCGCTGGCAGCTCAGCCTGGAACCCGAGGCATCGATCCACGTGGCCCCCGCTTTGGTGCCACCCTCACCCTCATCACGCTCACCATAGAGCTCATTGTGTTACTGGCTAACCCCACCGCCCTTTCTGCGAGCAATTCTGTATTCCAAAATCTCTTCACTCCGGCCGGTTTACTGCTTGCGTACATCACCGTCATTTTTGCCATTGGTGCGTTTGGCGGTATTTCCAAGCACCCCTACGGCTCTATCTTCAAAGCTTTGGTTCGACCTCGTCTTTCCGCACCCGAGGAACTTGAAGACCCCAAGCCACCAACATTCGCCCAACTTATTGGTTTCATCATTTCGCTGGCAGGTCTGGTCTTCGCAGTGCTCGGGATTACTACCGGCGCAGTAATTGCCGTTGCCTTTGCCTTTATCGCGGCATTCTTGAACTCGGTGTTTGGTTACTGCCTGGGATGCCAAATCTATGTTCTGCTCGTTCGCGCAGGTATCGTGGGACGCGGAGGCGCATCCGCGTAA
- a CDS encoding ribonuclease HII produces MPVEPSLRVEAEMFASGARLIIGIDEVGRGAMAGPVMVGVCAIGPSVTEFPSGLRDSKLVSAKKRTALFPEVQAWAPTAVGEASALEIDELGITACLGLAAKRALTMLHHDGVSVGEATVLLDGSHDWLNPALSSKLPVVTRVKADQDCAVVSAASIVAKVTRDELMVSLDSEHPEYGWASNKGYGAAVHMEAIKTRGLTPYHRASWVK; encoded by the coding sequence ATGCCAGTTGAACCATCCCTTCGTGTCGAGGCGGAAATGTTTGCTTCTGGAGCCAGGCTGATTATCGGGATAGATGAGGTCGGCCGTGGAGCAATGGCAGGACCAGTCATGGTGGGGGTGTGTGCCATTGGCCCTTCAGTTACAGAGTTTCCCTCGGGACTGCGTGACTCAAAACTCGTTTCTGCAAAGAAGCGCACTGCACTCTTTCCTGAAGTTCAGGCCTGGGCGCCCACTGCCGTTGGCGAAGCATCTGCGCTTGAGATTGATGAGCTGGGGATCACTGCTTGTTTGGGACTAGCGGCAAAACGAGCACTGACGATGCTTCACCATGACGGTGTTTCTGTGGGGGAGGCCACAGTCTTGTTGGATGGTTCGCACGATTGGCTCAACCCCGCTTTAAGCAGCAAACTTCCTGTCGTCACGAGGGTGAAAGCAGATCAGGATTGTGCAGTAGTTTCTGCTGCATCAATTGTTGCCAAAGTGACTCGTGACGAATTGATGGTTTCTCTGGATAGTGAACATCCTGAGTATGGCTGGGCGTCAAATAAAGGCTACGGTGCTGCAGTGCACATGGAAGCCATCAAAACGAGAGGCCTCACCCCATATCACCGCGCAAGTTGGGTGAAGTAA
- a CDS encoding thioredoxin family protein — translation MDLSLILLLIGGLIVVSTAIGFLVKATEGRAKKQDGLTRVNPANLGEGIQFGKIGTLLQFSSEFCTKCPGTRKYLTQVASQYPGVTHVDVDLTHRQDLAQQFNILQTPTTFILDDSGAIAARIGGSPRPEAVISALEIAIKREHDSYVI, via the coding sequence ATGGATCTCTCACTCATTCTGCTGCTGATCGGCGGACTCATTGTGGTCTCGACCGCAATAGGTTTTCTCGTCAAAGCAACTGAGGGGCGTGCCAAAAAACAAGATGGCTTGACCCGAGTCAACCCTGCGAACCTGGGTGAAGGTATCCAATTTGGAAAAATCGGAACCCTTCTCCAATTCAGCTCTGAATTTTGTACAAAGTGCCCAGGAACACGTAAATACCTGACTCAGGTCGCATCCCAATACCCGGGTGTTACTCATGTGGATGTAGACCTCACACACCGGCAAGATCTCGCTCAACAATTCAATATTCTCCAAACCCCGACAACCTTCATCCTCGATGACAGTGGTGCTATCGCCGCTCGCATTGGAGGATCCCCCAGACCTGAGGCAGTAATCTCTGCCTTAGAAATCGCAATCAAGAGAGAGCACGACAGCTATGTCATCTAA
- the dapA gene encoding 4-hydroxy-tetrahydrodipicolinate synthase, giving the protein MATAENPFGQVLVALVTPFTADGEVDWNDVEKHIDSVVSNGADGIVVTGTTGETSTLTDDEKVKLVEVGKKVAGNRAKIIMGGPSNETAHAIELAKKSAKAGADGIMAVTPYYNKPTQAGVLTHFRMVADATDLPFIMYDIPGRAGIQIQYETILRLAKHPNIVAVKDAKGDFSEVSRVLNQTDLLYFSGDDANVLPHMAIGASGLIGVTANVAPAPYRAIVDAVNRGDLTSATQQHMALEPLVRAIMTHVPGTVAAKYVLHGLGRIGSPRVRLPLVGPEEWEAAKIEDEIALVGAIEGVDFSNFRPDRNAAAGGALPKIAGTTR; this is encoded by the coding sequence GTGGCTACAGCAGAAAACCCCTTCGGACAGGTCCTTGTCGCGCTCGTAACTCCCTTCACCGCAGACGGTGAAGTCGACTGGAACGATGTTGAAAAACATATCGACAGTGTTGTTTCCAACGGCGCCGACGGCATTGTTGTCACCGGTACCACCGGTGAAACCAGCACGTTGACCGACGATGAAAAGGTCAAGCTGGTTGAGGTTGGCAAGAAGGTTGCTGGAAATCGCGCCAAGATCATTATGGGTGGTCCCTCAAATGAGACAGCGCACGCCATAGAACTAGCAAAGAAGAGCGCCAAGGCTGGTGCTGACGGCATCATGGCTGTCACGCCCTATTACAACAAGCCCACACAAGCTGGTGTCCTCACCCACTTCCGTATGGTGGCGGATGCAACTGACCTGCCCTTCATCATGTATGACATCCCTGGTCGTGCAGGTATCCAGATTCAGTACGAAACAATTCTGCGTTTGGCCAAGCACCCCAACATCGTTGCAGTCAAAGATGCCAAGGGGGACTTCAGTGAGGTCAGCCGTGTGCTCAACCAGACAGACCTGTTGTACTTCTCGGGCGATGACGCCAACGTTTTACCGCACATGGCTATCGGAGCTTCCGGCTTGATTGGTGTCACAGCCAACGTCGCCCCGGCTCCCTACCGTGCAATAGTGGATGCGGTCAATCGCGGTGACCTCACTTCAGCAACGCAGCAACACATGGCATTGGAGCCTCTGGTTCGCGCCATCATGACACACGTGCCTGGCACTGTTGCCGCTAAATATGTTCTCCACGGTTTGGGCAGAATTGGTAGTCCCCGTGTTCGTCTGCCACTTGTTGGTCCTGAAGAGTGGGAAGCAGCAAAGATTGAAGACGAGATTGCTCTCGTTGGAGCAATTGAGGGCGTTGATTTCTCTAACTTCCGTCCAGATCGCAATGCCGCCGCAGGCGGAGCATTGCCCAAAATCGCCGGCACTACACGGTAG
- a CDS encoding ribonuclease J, with protein MPNELFDPPALEPGTLRVVPLGGVGEIGRNMTVYELNGKLLVVDCGVLFPEETQPGVDLILPDFSYIRDRMDDILAIVLTHGHEDHIGAVPYLLRLKNDIPLVGSGLTLALIEAKLKEHRIQPYTLQVKEGDREQFGPYELEFVAVNHSIPDALAVAIRSEAGLVLHTGDFKMDQLPLDGRLTDLRAFARLGEEGVDLFLPDSTNADVPGFTPLERDIGPVLESVIHRSKRRVIVASFSSHVHRVQQVIDAAVANGRHVVLMGRSMVRNMGIAAELGYLEVPEGTIIDAKKAAELPDDRLVYMSTGSQGEPMAVLARMANLEHQIEVGPGDTVILASSLIPGNENAVFRVIDGLTKLGAKVVHKGNAKVHVSGHAAAGELLYCYNILQPKNVFPVHGEYRHLVANANLAIDSGVDAHRTILGEDGTVIDLKEGIARVVGQLDIGYVYVDGSSVGEITDNDLKDRRILAEEGFISIIVVVDPATGKIIVGPEIHAKGFAEDDAVFDEIKPAIAKALQEAAHNGVRDTHSLQQVIRRTVGQWVSKSYRRRPMIIPLVIEA; from the coding sequence ATGCCTAACGAATTATTTGACCCACCTGCTTTAGAACCCGGAACGCTGCGCGTAGTCCCACTCGGTGGAGTGGGTGAAATCGGTCGCAACATGACTGTCTATGAGCTCAACGGGAAGCTTCTCGTTGTTGATTGCGGTGTTCTTTTCCCTGAAGAGACCCAGCCAGGTGTGGACCTCATCCTCCCCGACTTCAGCTACATCCGAGACCGGATGGATGACATCCTTGCCATTGTTCTCACGCATGGGCATGAGGACCACATTGGTGCTGTTCCTTATCTTTTGCGTTTGAAAAACGACATTCCTTTGGTGGGCTCTGGCCTGACGCTTGCGTTGATTGAAGCGAAACTCAAAGAGCACCGCATTCAGCCATATACGCTTCAGGTTAAGGAGGGGGATAGGGAGCAGTTCGGTCCCTATGAACTCGAATTTGTTGCGGTCAATCACTCCATCCCCGATGCGCTTGCTGTCGCTATTCGTTCAGAAGCTGGACTTGTTCTTCACACAGGCGACTTCAAGATGGATCAACTTCCCCTTGATGGTCGCCTGACAGACCTTCGTGCATTTGCGCGTCTCGGTGAAGAAGGTGTTGATCTGTTCCTCCCAGACTCGACGAATGCGGATGTCCCCGGATTCACCCCACTAGAACGTGACATTGGTCCTGTTTTGGAGAGTGTGATTCATCGTTCAAAGCGCCGTGTTATCGTGGCTAGCTTCTCCTCTCATGTCCACCGTGTGCAGCAGGTTATTGATGCTGCGGTGGCAAACGGTCGACATGTTGTTTTGATGGGGCGTTCAATGGTGCGCAACATGGGCATCGCGGCAGAGCTGGGCTACCTGGAAGTTCCGGAAGGAACCATCATCGATGCCAAAAAGGCAGCAGAGCTTCCCGATGACCGCTTGGTCTATATGTCCACTGGTTCACAGGGTGAGCCCATGGCGGTCTTAGCTCGTATGGCAAACCTGGAACATCAGATTGAGGTGGGCCCAGGGGATACGGTGATCCTTGCGTCGAGTTTGATTCCCGGCAATGAGAATGCGGTATTCCGGGTCATTGACGGCCTGACTAAGCTAGGCGCCAAAGTTGTTCATAAAGGCAATGCCAAAGTGCATGTTTCAGGTCACGCAGCAGCGGGGGAGTTGCTTTACTGCTACAACATCCTTCAGCCAAAGAATGTTTTTCCTGTTCATGGCGAATACCGTCACCTGGTTGCCAACGCCAACCTCGCTATTGATTCTGGTGTTGATGCGCATCGCACCATCCTGGGCGAAGACGGAACAGTCATTGACCTCAAGGAAGGAATCGCTCGAGTAGTTGGGCAGCTCGACATCGGCTATGTCTATGTCGATGGATCCAGCGTGGGCGAGATTACCGATAACGATCTCAAGGACCGTCGCATTCTTGCCGAGGAGGGATTTATCTCCATCATCGTGGTGGTGGATCCTGCCACGGGCAAGATCATTGTTGGGCCTGAGATTCACGCCAAGGGCTTCGCAGAAGATGATGCTGTCTTTGATGAGATCAAGCCCGCTATTGCCAAGGCACTCCAAGAGGCAGCGCATAACGGTGTCCGTGACACGCATTCTTTGCAGCAGGTCATTCGACGAACTGTTGGTCAGTGGGTGTCCAAGAGCTATCGACGCCGCCCCATGATTATTCCACTTGTCATTGAGGCGTAA
- a CDS encoding tyrosine recombinase XerC — protein sequence MRIDSALDGFMQYLSAERGYSEHTIKAYSSDLKDLSSFAERKNREAVSDVTLAFLRDWLYESAQAGLSKTTLARRTASARSFTQWLRRQGFLETDPASRLKSPKADQSLPRVISQPQLQDVFDVLTSNAADGEPVALRDLAIVELLYASGLRVSELVGLNLGDIDLDRLTVRVLGKGSKERVVPFGNPAAIALSDYLLRARTILVEGKAATSAFFVGARGARLSTRAVYGLVASLLEPLSGSGPAGPHALRHTAATHLLDGGADLRIVQEMLGHASMGTTQIYTHVSMERLTSSYQQAHPRA from the coding sequence ATGCGTATCGACAGTGCTCTGGATGGCTTCATGCAGTACCTCAGTGCTGAACGCGGCTATTCGGAGCACACCATCAAGGCGTATTCCTCAGACTTGAAAGATCTCAGCTCATTTGCTGAACGCAAAAATCGCGAAGCTGTCTCCGATGTCACTCTCGCTTTCTTAAGAGATTGGCTCTATGAGTCTGCTCAGGCAGGGTTGTCGAAGACAACATTGGCCAGGCGCACAGCCAGTGCTCGAAGCTTCACACAGTGGCTCAGGCGACAGGGTTTCCTGGAAACAGATCCAGCATCACGCCTGAAATCTCCAAAAGCCGACCAGTCTCTTCCTCGCGTTATTTCACAACCCCAACTGCAGGACGTCTTTGACGTCCTCACCAGTAATGCTGCTGATGGAGAGCCGGTTGCGTTGCGTGATCTGGCAATTGTGGAGCTTCTATATGCATCAGGTCTTCGTGTATCAGAACTGGTTGGGTTGAATCTGGGGGATATCGATTTAGATCGGCTGACAGTTCGAGTCTTGGGTAAAGGTTCAAAGGAGCGCGTTGTTCCTTTTGGTAATCCTGCAGCTATTGCATTATCGGACTATCTTCTTCGCGCGCGCACAATCCTGGTGGAAGGTAAAGCAGCAACCTCAGCTTTTTTTGTTGGGGCCCGAGGTGCTCGGTTGAGCACCCGAGCTGTCTATGGGCTCGTCGCATCATTACTGGAACCTCTAAGCGGTTCAGGGCCTGCCGGCCCCCATGCTCTCAGGCATACCGCAGCGACTCACCTCTTAGATGGCGGCGCTGATTTGCGAATAGTTCAGGAAATGCTCGGTCACGCGAGTATGGGAACAACCCAGATATATACTCACGTCTCTATGGAGCGACTTACTTCGAGCTACCAGCAAGCGCACCCTCGCGCTTAG
- the dprA gene encoding DNA-processing protein DprA has product MTTICGLPESAVTEYMKPVRQQDSGSSDFATSFARAVWGTLTEAGDRVAGLLVSAVGAQDSIELLIQCRTAYEIARIVQSRIEFQQEFADLVEDIAEGLQRWIPRLSSRDALNAVVHAGHFGAFLLTPEDEDWPRGFDDLAAHAPLALWARGNRDALSKFARSLGVVGARASTGYGEHVTMETVSTLAQQDIAIVSGAAYGIDGMAHRSALAVGGTTMAFLAGGVDRFYPSGHDALLSRIIESGLVLAESPCGYSPTKWRFLLRNRLIAASTQATVVMEAGWRSGSLNTANHAATLNRPLGVVPGPVTSASSAGCHRLLREYDAICVTTAAEMCELLPQHTPPADMLDEVE; this is encoded by the coding sequence ATGACAACAATTTGCGGACTACCTGAATCTGCCGTTACCGAATACATGAAACCTGTTCGACAACAAGATTCAGGAAGCAGTGATTTTGCCACGTCCTTTGCTCGAGCAGTGTGGGGCACCCTCACAGAAGCAGGGGACAGAGTTGCCGGCCTGCTTGTTAGTGCTGTGGGAGCACAAGACTCAATTGAACTGCTCATACAATGCCGCACAGCCTATGAGATTGCCCGTATCGTTCAATCTCGAATTGAGTTCCAGCAAGAGTTCGCGGACCTCGTTGAAGACATCGCTGAAGGCTTACAGCGGTGGATACCCCGATTGAGCTCGAGAGATGCACTCAATGCAGTTGTCCATGCTGGACATTTTGGTGCATTTCTCCTCACCCCAGAAGATGAGGATTGGCCACGAGGTTTTGATGATTTAGCGGCTCACGCACCCCTGGCTCTGTGGGCGAGGGGGAATCGTGATGCCCTAAGCAAATTCGCTCGATCGCTAGGGGTTGTCGGCGCACGGGCATCAACGGGATATGGCGAGCATGTCACGATGGAAACGGTTTCCACTCTTGCGCAACAGGACATAGCCATCGTTTCTGGCGCTGCCTATGGCATTGACGGCATGGCGCATCGTTCCGCTTTGGCAGTGGGAGGAACCACGATGGCCTTTCTCGCCGGGGGTGTTGATCGGTTCTATCCCAGCGGACATGATGCACTTCTGAGCAGGATCATCGAAAGTGGTCTTGTTCTTGCAGAGTCACCCTGTGGGTACTCGCCAACCAAGTGGCGGTTCCTCTTACGAAACCGGCTTATTGCTGCTTCGACCCAAGCCACGGTTGTTATGGAGGCAGGATGGCGTTCTGGTTCCTTGAACACGGCAAACCATGCGGCCACCCTCAATCGGCCACTGGGAGTCGTGCCGGGACCTGTCACGAGCGCCTCCTCGGCTGGATGTCATCGCCTGCTTCGTGAATACGACGCCATCTGCGTGACAACAGCAGCTGAGATGTGTGAATTACTTCCACAGCACACTCCGCCAGCTGACATGCTCGATGAGGTTGAATGA
- a CDS encoding DUF2469 domain-containing protein, which produces MDEEDFDDYDREAELALYREYRDVVGQFSYVIETERRFYLANEVDVKRIDAEHDFYFELTMTDVWVWDVYRADRFVKSVRVLTFKDVNVEELSSKEFELPKELALDE; this is translated from the coding sequence ATGGATGAAGAAGACTTCGATGACTACGACCGCGAGGCCGAACTGGCGCTCTATCGCGAATATCGTGACGTTGTAGGGCAATTTTCTTATGTCATCGAGACAGAACGCCGCTTTTATCTAGCCAACGAAGTTGATGTAAAGCGCATTGATGCAGAACACGACTTCTATTTCGAGCTCACGATGACTGACGTGTGGGTGTGGGACGTTTACCGTGCAGATCGCTTCGTCAAAAGCGTTCGGGTACTGACATTCAAAGATGTCAACGTAGAGGAACTCTCATCCAAAGAGTTTGAACTACCTAAAGAACTCGCACTCGACGAATAG
- the thyX gene encoding FAD-dependent thymidylate synthase — MAEIEFRSDVTVELVRSSAHDSDVLFAARVSTQGEQTLEESMHTPESRAEDEKRDKGLINYLMRDRHGSPFEHNSMTFYVQAPIFVFREFMRHRIASYNEESARYRELNPVFYVPAPDRNLIQVGKPGAYDFVPGTAEQAALTREATIHAVTVAYQEYERMLEAGIAREVARGVLPVATYSSMYVTMNARSLMNFLSLRTKREGTHFPSFPQREIEMVAEKMEDEWAKLMPLTYEAFNEHGRVSP; from the coding sequence GTGGCTGAGATTGAATTTCGTTCAGATGTAACTGTTGAATTGGTGCGCTCGAGTGCCCATGACTCTGATGTGCTTTTTGCGGCACGTGTATCGACCCAGGGGGAGCAGACTCTCGAAGAGTCCATGCACACTCCTGAGTCACGTGCAGAGGATGAGAAGCGCGACAAGGGTCTTATCAACTACCTGATGCGTGATCGCCACGGCTCTCCTTTTGAACACAACTCGATGACTTTTTATGTGCAGGCTCCTATCTTCGTCTTCCGTGAGTTCATGCGTCACCGCATTGCCTCATACAACGAAGAGTCTGCTCGTTACCGTGAGCTGAACCCTGTGTTTTATGTTCCAGCCCCAGACCGTAACCTCATTCAGGTCGGTAAACCAGGTGCGTATGACTTTGTTCCCGGGACTGCAGAACAAGCTGCCCTCACCCGTGAAGCAACTATTCATGCCGTCACTGTGGCCTACCAAGAGTACGAGCGCATGCTCGAAGCAGGTATCGCTCGTGAGGTCGCACGTGGCGTTCTGCCGGTAGCGACATACTCTTCGATGTACGTCACCATGAACGCTCGTTCGTTGATGAACTTCCTTTCGTTGCGCACTAAGCGAGAAGGAACGCACTTTCCTTCCTTCCCTCAGCGAGAGATTGAAATGGTTGCTGAAAAGATGGAAGACGAGTGGGCAAAGCTCATGCCGCTGACCTATGAGGCGTTCAATGAGCACGGCCGTGTTTCGCCCTAA
- a CDS encoding TIGR01777 family oxidoreductase has translation MARALTVLIAGGSGMIGSALSVLLQEQGHVVCHLSRNPSSSASSVQSFSWAPGADPLDLDQLAQGIGKPIDVIVNLAGSTISKMPWTATRKKIILDSRIASTSTIVDAIARAQYKPEVLINGSAVGFYGDRDNEILTESSSQGVGFLAEVVAKWEEAAMPATQHTRVVLARTGLVLGDHGALGPLKLITKFFASGPLAGGKDWWPWISLEDEVRALAFLIDHDVTGPVNLVGPESATSATVMKELAHQLKRPFWLPAPGFAISLLLGQAGRELLLSSQHIVPEVLLSSGFSFTDQTISEGVRSALR, from the coding sequence GTGGCTCGTGCGTTAACGGTTCTCATCGCTGGTGGGTCAGGGATGATTGGCTCAGCTCTTTCAGTGCTATTGCAGGAACAAGGTCACGTTGTTTGCCATCTCTCGCGAAATCCCTCCAGCTCCGCTTCCAGTGTTCAGTCATTTTCCTGGGCTCCTGGGGCGGATCCTTTGGACTTAGACCAGCTAGCACAAGGCATCGGAAAACCCATTGATGTGATTGTCAATCTGGCAGGATCAACCATCAGCAAAATGCCGTGGACAGCCACACGCAAGAAAATAATTCTCGACTCTCGCATTGCATCGACGAGCACCATTGTGGACGCGATTGCCCGAGCTCAATACAAACCCGAGGTGCTGATTAACGGCTCTGCTGTCGGATTTTATGGAGACCGCGACAACGAGATTTTGACTGAATCTTCTTCACAAGGGGTTGGTTTCCTCGCTGAAGTTGTTGCCAAGTGGGAAGAAGCAGCGATGCCGGCAACACAACACACTCGAGTTGTCTTGGCTCGAACTGGGCTTGTCCTCGGTGACCATGGAGCTTTAGGCCCTTTGAAACTCATCACAAAATTCTTTGCATCCGGCCCACTAGCCGGCGGCAAGGACTGGTGGCCGTGGATCAGCTTGGAGGACGAAGTCCGCGCGCTGGCATTTTTGATTGACCACGATGTCACTGGCCCGGTCAATCTCGTTGGCCCTGAATCTGCAACCTCTGCGACCGTCATGAAAGAGCTTGCCCATCAACTCAAACGGCCATTCTGGCTACCAGCGCCTGGCTTCGCCATTTCGCTACTGTTAGGTCAAGCAGGTCGTGAACTTCTTCTCTCCAGCCAACATATTGTTCCAGAGGTTCTGTTAAGTTCTGGTTTCAGCTTCACTGATCAGACAATTTCTGAGGGTGTGCGCTCAGCTCTGAGATAA
- a CDS encoding cation:proton antiporter regulatory subunit, translating into MGVRIEKIDLPGIGVRHDVVTQEGQRIGVLSYRDGNREVALYDPEDPDAILGSVELTGDEAAALSDLLGHAALLSQLSGLGGGTIGLYTEQLMLPADSRFLDRPLGDTQARTRTGTSIVAILRGKDVIASPTPAEILRLDDLIVAVGTREGLDKLDSLLAHSQV; encoded by the coding sequence ATGGGTGTACGCATCGAAAAAATTGACCTGCCCGGTATTGGTGTTCGACACGACGTCGTAACTCAAGAGGGACAACGCATCGGGGTATTGAGTTACCGAGATGGTAACCGTGAGGTTGCCCTCTACGATCCAGAAGATCCCGACGCCATCTTGGGCTCTGTGGAACTCACTGGCGATGAAGCGGCAGCACTATCTGACCTCCTCGGTCACGCAGCACTTCTGAGCCAACTCTCTGGATTGGGTGGCGGCACGATAGGGCTATATACCGAACAGCTCATGCTTCCTGCAGATTCCAGATTCCTCGATCGTCCTCTTGGAGATACTCAAGCCCGAACCAGAACTGGAACCTCCATTGTTGCCATCCTGCGTGGCAAAGATGTGATTGCCTCACCTACTCCTGCAGAAATTCTGCGACTAGATGACCTCATCGTTGCCGTAGGAACCCGCGAAGGTTTGGACAAACTGGACTCATTGCTCGCACACAGCCAGGTATAG
- a CDS encoding cation:proton antiporter, protein MHDETWMLIEVGALLLGLSLLGRVAIRFGQSPIPLYMTAGLIFGSGGILPLHASNDFLSSGAELGVVLLLVMLGLEYSPAELVGNLKSSARAGVWDALLNAIPGALFALILGWGPVAALAMAGVTWVSSSGVIAKVLRDLGRLGNRETPIVLSVLVLEDLAMAFYLPILSAVVVGASLAQGAITVAIAVGSVSIVLFLAVRQGKKLSRIFHAEQPESLLLGVLGLTMLVAGLAAAVQVSAAVGAFLVGIALSGQVAHNAEKLLAPLRDLFAAIFFVFFGLTTNPADIPQVFIPALILAIITMSTKVATGYLAAKSAGIGRPGRWRTGVALMPRGEFTVIIAGLAVSAGVQPLIAPMAATYMLITVISGPVLARITDTAWFKQRMKLAAKREGALAGSSK, encoded by the coding sequence ATGCACGACGAAACCTGGATGCTGATTGAGGTTGGAGCTTTGCTCCTTGGCCTCAGTCTGCTCGGTCGCGTCGCAATCAGGTTCGGCCAATCCCCCATCCCGCTGTATATGACAGCAGGGTTAATTTTTGGTTCTGGCGGAATACTTCCTCTTCATGCCAGCAACGACTTCTTAAGCTCAGGCGCTGAGCTAGGCGTTGTCTTGTTACTTGTCATGCTTGGTTTGGAATATTCACCTGCTGAACTTGTGGGCAACCTCAAATCCTCCGCACGAGCCGGAGTATGGGATGCCTTACTCAATGCCATCCCTGGTGCATTATTTGCCCTTATATTGGGCTGGGGCCCCGTTGCCGCACTGGCCATGGCTGGAGTCACGTGGGTTTCTTCCTCCGGGGTTATCGCCAAAGTATTGAGAGATCTCGGACGTCTGGGTAACCGTGAGACGCCGATTGTGCTGTCAGTGTTGGTTCTAGAAGACCTAGCCATGGCGTTCTATCTGCCGATCTTGTCCGCCGTTGTGGTCGGGGCTAGTTTGGCTCAGGGTGCGATTACAGTCGCAATTGCTGTCGGCTCTGTTTCCATTGTCTTGTTCCTTGCAGTTCGCCAAGGTAAGAAGCTCTCTCGCATCTTTCACGCCGAACAACCAGAATCACTGTTGCTTGGTGTTTTGGGGCTCACAATGTTGGTGGCCGGACTTGCCGCCGCTGTTCAGGTTTCCGCAGCTGTTGGCGCGTTCCTGGTTGGTATTGCCCTCTCAGGACAGGTTGCACACAATGCAGAAAAACTTCTAGCACCACTGCGTGATCTTTTTGCCGCTATCTTCTTTGTCTTTTTTGGCCTGACCACAAACCCTGCAGACATCCCACAAGTTTTCATTCCTGCTTTGATTTTGGCCATCATCACGATGTCGACCAAGGTTGCGACCGGTTACCTGGCAGCAAAGAGCGCAGGAATTGGTCGCCCAGGTCGCTGGCGTACCGGTGTGGCTCTCATGCCGCGTGGAGAATTCACGGTGATCATCGCTGGTCTTGCTGTCTCTGCTGGTGTTCAGCCACTGATTGCGCCCATGGCGGCAACCTATATGCTCATCACGGTGATATCTGGCCCAGTACTTGCCAGAATCACCGACACAGCTTGGTTCAAGCAGCGCATGAAGCTTGCCGCTAAGCGCGAGGGTGCGCTTGCTGGTAGCTCGAAGTAA